The DNA sequence aatacttatactttattttatattattataattttctttcttctcacttttaaatgaaaaattttctctattttctttccatctattttctattcatccaaacaacatacaaataactcaatttttcctttcatttttttccctcttattttctttccaaCATCCAAACAAAGTGTTACTCGTTGAGCAACCGACCAACTCTAGCCCAGCAAAtatcaataagaaaagaaaagtgaagacGACCTAAAGCTCTCCGCTTTCACTTACCAAAATCTGCCCATCTCTTATTTAATTCAAGGGAACCAATCATTATTTAGGACGCATAACAACCAAGTAAAAGGAAGAGCCTATAAAGATCACATGATAACTAGCTGCTCTTACATTTTTGTCTGCTCAAACCTATGCTTTATACAAATTGAAGTGGATAAAACGTTGTGACAACTGCTTTTATGTATATCTATCTACACAAACTTAACAACCAAACGAAACGCCAATCAAAGCTGATAGCTGAAAAATCACTCTCTCCTCTtgttctttttctcatttttctcaaCCGAATTCTTCAACTGCAAAACCATAAGAAAAATGTTCGTCAATCATACTAAATACAAATCATTTAAGCAACACAAATAAAAGGTGTAAAATCTTCTCTAAAAAGTACCATTATAACAAGAATCCGCACAAAGATTGCAGCCAAATCAGTAAACAGAGTCATGGCATGCTTCACATAATCTAGATCACCAAAGTGTGCCCTCTCAATTATTTCTTGGGTATCTACGATCACGTAACCCACAAATACCAAGAGTCCAAAATACAACTGCAGGAGTTGCAAATAAGGCAatcagaaaatataaaaaatatcaagaaTCGAACATTACATTAATCTTAAAGTTAATGCCGTAAAAGATTGGTGCCTCAGGGATTGATAATTTTACTATAAGAATCAAAAGACTATAATATTTCATTTTTAGTCTTAAATAAAATCATCATCAGTCCTCATTTTCAGTGACCGTTTTTTAGTGATTTACTTGTATGTTATATTTTGGTCCTCTAACACAATATGCTAACAAGAATTATGGCTTAGTTACATTACCTCAAACTTAAAAAGTGCTATCGAACCACCAAAGATGGAGGAAGCGAAATGCAGCCACATAAGAAGAGACAACCCAGAAGAAAGCATGCCGCCAAGGTAGAGGTACTCCCTACGCTTTGCAACCAAAGCTGCCGCTGAGAAACATGCGAAGGCCAAGGAAGTTCCCACAAACGCAGTAAAGATAAGGCTGCAAACAAAATATGacaaaatcaacggttaaaaagcATTAAAAGTTCAGATATTAGATAACTCAGATTGTTAGCAGAGATTAACTTCTTATACTGCTTTCAATAAATGGATCTTTTGACAAAAGAGACCTAGATACATCAACTTTGGCACAATAAGATCTGTTAGAGAATTCAACtatagtaaattctgaaaattatAAGTGTTACTCTGTAATTCTTAAATATGGACTATGGCATGCTACTAGAATCAAGACCAGATCAAATTAGccaaaataaaataatcattaattcaaatacttaaaaacaagaaagaaagacgCGCAATGTAATGTTCTCTATTTCATCTTAAATTTAGGATTTCGCAGTGATGGCAACAAAGAATTTAATTGCTACGAACTGAGcttgtaacaaaattttacatTGACATTCAACCATACGCTACAATATAGACAATTTATTGGATAGCACATCCAcccaaaatagataaaaaaaggaCCTATCTTGGCCTATGTGGCAGCATATGATTAGATATTATTGTCTTGAATTGATTGTACATACAAATTGAACGTGATCACAAAACTCATCACCAATATACATGCACAATAAATTACAATCAGCAGCAACTAAAGCTATAAATTCAGCAGAGAAGACAAAGATTCACGCCAAGATAATAAAAAATCCATAGTTATAACCGAAAATAGTACagtaaaattcaaatacaaaaatacacaGCGACATACCTTGGTTCAACTTGAATAGCCAGATCAATAAGAGGTCCAATGTAGGCACCTTGAAACAGGGCCGAAACCATCAACAAAGTAACCCTCTTTTGCTAAAAACATCAACAACACAA is a window from the Arachis hypogaea cultivar Tifrunner chromosome 1, arahy.Tifrunner.gnm2.J5K5, whole genome shotgun sequence genome containing:
- the LOC112802210 gene encoding bax inhibitor 1 — protein: MDSFTSFFDSSRTRWSYDALKNFHQISPVVQNHLKQVYFTLCCAVVASAVGAYLHVLWNIGGLLTALASIGSYVWLMSTPPFEEQKRVTLLMVSALFQGAYIGPLIDLAIQVEPSLIFTAFVGTSLAFACFSAAALVAKRREYLYLGGMLSSGLSLLMWLHFASSIFGGSIALFKFELYFGLLVFVGYVIVDTQEIIERAHFGDLDYVKHAMTLFTDLAAIFVRILVIMLKNSVEKNEKKNKRRE